The Pseudomonas parafulva genome includes a window with the following:
- a CDS encoding SdiA-regulated domain-containing protein — protein sequence MQSNAPASFKRPFYLRWPFGLAVAVMIAYGVAFAMHWDDRAALWVKEGFESTAERSESVWLPDYTVDIDAKPLPEMADYEASDLTYNPSTRTLFAVMGKQPFLTELNLDGDVLRNIPLNGWANPEGVTVMDGGYLAITDERLHDLTVVKVDAATTALNHADFPSHDLGASQNGNKGYEAVVWDASKQRLVIGEERPPRLYEWKSNGQGQLTGEKTPLPSDSLDLRNLSALGIDPRTGHLLALSADSNMLLELDEQGEQVSFMTLLGGFNGLQHTIPRAEGVAMDDQGTLYMVSEPALFYRFTKG from the coding sequence ATGCAATCAAACGCCCCTGCCTCCTTCAAGCGCCCGTTCTACCTGCGCTGGCCGTTCGGCCTGGCCGTGGCAGTGATGATTGCCTATGGCGTGGCCTTCGCCATGCATTGGGACGATCGGGCAGCGCTGTGGGTCAAGGAAGGCTTCGAAAGCACGGCCGAGCGCAGTGAAAGCGTGTGGCTGCCGGACTACACGGTGGATATCGACGCCAAGCCCTTGCCGGAAATGGCCGACTACGAAGCATCGGACCTCACGTACAACCCCAGTACCCGCACGCTATTCGCCGTCATGGGCAAGCAACCCTTCCTCACCGAGCTGAACCTGGACGGCGACGTGCTGCGCAATATTCCCCTCAATGGCTGGGCAAACCCGGAAGGCGTCACCGTCATGGATGGCGGCTACCTAGCAATCACGGACGAGCGGCTGCATGACCTGACCGTGGTAAAAGTCGATGCCGCCACCACCGCGCTCAACCATGCGGACTTCCCCAGCCACGACCTGGGGGCGTCGCAAAATGGCAACAAGGGCTACGAAGCCGTGGTCTGGGACGCGTCGAAACAGCGGCTGGTCATCGGCGAGGAACGGCCGCCGCGCCTGTATGAATGGAAGTCCAATGGGCAAGGCCAACTGACGGGCGAAAAAACGCCGCTGCCCAGTGATTCGCTCGACCTGCGAAACCTGTCGGCATTGGGCATTGATCCGCGAACGGGGCACCTGCTGGCGCTGTCTGCCGATTCCAACATGCTGCTGGAACTGGATGAGCAGGGTGAACAGGTCAGCTTCATGACCTTGCTGGGGGGCTTTAATGGTCTGCAGCACACCATTCCTAGGGCCGAAGGCGTGGCAATGGATGACCAGGGCACCCTGTACATGGTCAGCGAACCGGCATTGTTCTATCGCTTCACCAAAGGGTAG
- the ilvA gene encoding threonine ammonia-lyase, biosynthetic, with protein sequence MLEQYVKKILTSRVYDVAVETPLHSAGQLSKRLGNQILLKREDLQPVFSFKIRGAYNKLAQLTAEELARGVVTASAGNHAQGLALAAREMGIKATIVMPKTTPEIKIEGVRSRGGKVVLHGDSFPEALAYSLKLVDEKGFVYIHPYDDPHTIAGQGTVAMEILRQHPGRLDAIFVPVGGGGLIAGIAAYVKYLRPEIKVIGVEPDDSNCLQAAMAAGERVVLPQVGLFADGVAVAQIGQHTFDICRHHVDEVITVSTDEICAAIKDIYDDTRSITEPAGALGVAGIKRYVEMYGVSGQTLVAIDSGANVNFDRLRHVAERAELGEKREAIIAVTIPERPGSFKAFCEAVGKRQITEFNYRKHTSDEAHIFVGVQTHPENDPRAALVQQLIDQGFPVTDLTDNELAKLHIRHMVGGHSAGASDEMVLRFEFPERPGALFNFLDKLGGRWNISMFHYRNHGAADGRVVAGLQVPEDERHLVPAALAQIGYPYWDETQNPAYTLFLG encoded by the coding sequence ATGCTCGAACAGTACGTCAAGAAGATCCTCACCTCGCGCGTCTATGACGTTGCCGTCGAAACCCCCTTGCACAGCGCCGGGCAGTTGAGCAAACGCCTGGGCAACCAGATCCTGCTCAAGCGCGAAGACCTGCAGCCGGTGTTCTCGTTCAAGATCCGCGGGGCCTACAACAAGCTGGCGCAGTTGACCGCAGAAGAGCTGGCCCGCGGCGTGGTCACCGCCTCGGCTGGCAATCATGCCCAGGGGCTGGCCCTCGCCGCACGGGAAATGGGCATCAAGGCCACCATCGTGATGCCCAAGACCACGCCTGAAATCAAGATCGAAGGCGTGCGCTCGCGCGGCGGCAAAGTGGTCCTTCACGGTGATTCGTTCCCCGAGGCATTGGCCTATTCGCTGAAACTGGTCGATGAAAAAGGCTTCGTCTACATCCACCCCTACGATGATCCTCATACCATTGCTGGCCAGGGCACCGTGGCCATGGAAATCCTGCGCCAGCACCCCGGTCGGCTGGACGCGATTTTCGTGCCGGTCGGCGGCGGCGGCCTGATCGCCGGCATCGCCGCCTACGTGAAGTACCTGCGCCCGGAAATCAAGGTCATTGGCGTTGAGCCGGACGACTCCAACTGCCTGCAGGCCGCCATGGCCGCTGGTGAGCGGGTGGTGCTGCCGCAGGTAGGGTTGTTTGCCGATGGCGTGGCGGTGGCTCAGATTGGCCAGCACACCTTCGACATCTGCCGCCATCACGTGGACGAAGTCATCACCGTCAGCACCGACGAAATCTGCGCGGCGATCAAGGACATCTACGACGATACCCGTTCGATCACCGAGCCTGCGGGGGCACTGGGCGTGGCGGGCATCAAGCGATACGTGGAGATGTACGGGGTCAGCGGCCAGACACTGGTCGCCATCGATTCCGGGGCGAACGTCAATTTCGACCGCCTGCGCCATGTCGCGGAGCGGGCAGAACTGGGTGAAAAGCGCGAAGCCATCATCGCGGTCACCATCCCGGAGCGTCCCGGTAGCTTCAAGGCCTTCTGCGAGGCGGTGGGCAAGCGCCAGATCACCGAATTCAACTACCGCAAGCACACCTCCGATGAGGCGCACATCTTCGTGGGCGTGCAGACCCATCCGGAAAACGACCCCCGCGCGGCACTGGTGCAACAGTTGATCGACCAGGGCTTCCCGGTCACGGACCTGACCGACAATGAGCTGGCCAAATTGCACATTCGCCACATGGTGGGTGGGCACTCGGCCGGGGCGAGCGATGAAATGGTGCTGCGCTTCGAATTCCCCGAGCGGCCAGGGGCCCTGTTCAACTTCCTCGACAAACTGGGCGGGCGCTGGAACATCTCGATGTTCCACTACCGTAACCATGGTGCGGCAGATGGCCGTGTGGTGGCGGGGTTGCAGGTGCCTGAGGACGAGCGCCACCTGGTGCCGGCCGCGCTGGCCCAGATTGGCTACCCCTACTGGGATGAAACCCAAAACCCGGCCTACACGCTGTTCCTTGGCTGA
- a CDS encoding fumarylacetoacetate hydrolase family protein: MNYQHQYADGTRIHFPLGKVVCIGRNYAEHAKELDNPIPTEPLLFIKPGSCVVPAEGGFKIPAERGSVHYEVEIAVLLGKSLSTRPSQEEVLDAISGFAPALDLTLRDVQAKLKEKGLPWELAKCFDGACVLPPFVSAASFEDITAIPVRLTVNGEVRQDGSSAMMLNPIVPMIQHMAAQFSLQAGDVILTGTPAGVGPFNVGDDVVLELPGVSRFESRVL, from the coding sequence ATGAACTACCAGCACCAGTATGCAGACGGCACGCGCATTCATTTTCCACTGGGCAAGGTGGTATGCATCGGGCGTAACTACGCCGAACATGCCAAGGAGCTGGATAATCCCATACCGACCGAACCCCTCCTGTTCATCAAACCGGGCAGTTGCGTGGTGCCGGCCGAGGGCGGTTTCAAGATTCCTGCCGAACGTGGGTCGGTGCATTACGAGGTGGAAATCGCGGTGTTGCTGGGCAAGTCGCTGTCCACGCGGCCGAGCCAGGAGGAGGTGCTCGATGCCATTTCCGGGTTTGCGCCGGCCTTGGACCTGACCCTGCGGGACGTGCAGGCCAAGCTCAAGGAAAAGGGCTTGCCTTGGGAGTTGGCCAAGTGTTTCGACGGCGCCTGCGTGTTGCCGCCCTTTGTGTCTGCCGCCAGCTTCGAAGACATCACGGCCATCCCGGTGCGCCTGACGGTCAACGGCGAAGTCCGCCAGGACGGCTCCAGTGCAATGATGCTCAACCCGATCGTGCCGATGATCCAGCACATGGCTGCGCAGTTTTCGCTGCAGGCCGGCGACGTCATCCTGACCGGCACACCAGCAGGCGTAGGCCCCTTCAACGTGGGCGATGACGTGGTCCTGGAGCTGCCAGGGGTTAGCCGGTTCGAGAGCCGGGTGCTCTAA
- a CDS encoding sulfite exporter TauE/SafE family protein, whose amino-acid sequence MEFVLYLVLGACAGVLAGLFGVGGGIIIVPVLVFSFTLQGFDASVLTHLAVGTSLASIVFTSINAVLEHHRKGAVQWPIFAWMTLGILLGAGVGAKTASLIQGPMLQKIIGVFALVIAAQMALDLKPKASRGVPGKAARVAAGGVIGWASAIFGIGGGSLTVPFLTWRSLPMQQAVATSSACGLPIAIASAAGFMVLGWHEPQLPPHSVGYIYLPAMVGIAVTSMFFARYGARLAHRLSPRLLKRLFAALLFCVGLSFLI is encoded by the coding sequence ATGGAATTCGTGCTCTATCTGGTATTAGGTGCATGTGCGGGGGTGCTGGCCGGCCTGTTCGGCGTGGGCGGGGGCATCATCATCGTGCCTGTGCTCGTGTTCAGCTTCACATTGCAGGGCTTTGACGCCTCGGTGTTGACGCACCTAGCGGTAGGCACATCCCTGGCCTCCATCGTCTTCACCTCCATCAACGCCGTGCTCGAGCATCACCGCAAAGGCGCGGTGCAATGGCCGATCTTTGCCTGGATGACCTTGGGGATCCTGCTGGGTGCTGGTGTCGGGGCCAAGACGGCGTCGCTGATCCAGGGGCCCATGCTGCAGAAGATCATTGGCGTCTTCGCCTTGGTGATTGCCGCGCAGATGGCACTGGACCTCAAGCCCAAGGCCAGCCGCGGTGTGCCCGGCAAGGCTGCACGGGTGGCAGCGGGTGGCGTAATCGGCTGGGCGTCGGCCATTTTCGGCATCGGTGGCGGCTCGCTGACTGTACCCTTCCTGACCTGGCGCAGCCTGCCCATGCAGCAGGCCGTGGCGACGTCGTCAGCGTGTGGCCTGCCCATTGCGATCGCCAGTGCAGCGGGTTTCATGGTGCTGGGCTGGCATGAACCCCAGCTGCCGCCGCACAGCGTCGGTTACATCTACCTGCCGGCGATGGTCGGCATCGCCGTGACCAGCATGTTTTTCGCACGTTACGGGGCGCGGCTGGCTCACAGACTGTCACCGCGCCTGTTGAAGCGCCTGTTTGCGGCCCTGTTGTTCTGTGTAGGCCTGAGCTTTCTGATTTGA
- the rpiA gene encoding ribose-5-phosphate isomerase RpiA — protein sequence MTQDQLKQAVAQAAVDFILPKLDDKSVVGVGTGSTANFFIDALAQHKTAFDGAVASSEATAQRLKGHGIPVYELNSVSELEFYVDGADESDEHLNLIKGGGAALTREKIVAAVAKTFICIADGSKLVPVLGNFPLPVEVIPMARSHVARQLVKLGGDPVYREGVITDNGNVILDVYNLQIADPVALEAQINAIVGVVTNGLFAARPADLLLLGTAEGVKSLKAE from the coding sequence ATGACCCAGGACCAACTCAAACAGGCCGTTGCCCAGGCTGCCGTCGACTTCATTCTGCCCAAGCTCGATGACAAAAGCGTCGTTGGCGTGGGCACCGGTTCGACCGCCAATTTCTTCATCGACGCCCTGGCGCAGCACAAGACGGCCTTCGACGGCGCGGTCGCCAGCTCCGAAGCCACGGCCCAGCGCCTCAAGGGCCATGGCATCCCGGTTTACGAGCTCAACAGCGTCAGCGAGCTGGAGTTCTATGTGGACGGCGCCGATGAAAGCGACGAACACCTGAACCTGATCAAAGGCGGTGGCGCGGCCCTGACCCGGGAAAAGATCGTTGCTGCCGTGGCTAAGACGTTCATCTGCATCGCCGATGGCAGCAAGCTGGTACCGGTTCTGGGCAACTTCCCGCTGCCGGTGGAGGTCATCCCGATGGCCCGCAGCCATGTTGCTCGTCAGCTGGTAAAGCTTGGCGGCGACCCGGTTTACCGTGAAGGCGTAATCACGGACAACGGCAACGTTATCCTCGACGTGTACAACCTGCAGATCGCCGACCCGGTAGCGCTGGAAGCCCAGATCAATGCCATCGTGGGCGTGGTTACCAATGGCCTGTTCGCCGCACGGCCTGCCGACCTGCTGCTGCTGGGCACTGCCGAGGGCGTGAAAAGCCTGAAGGCCGAGTAA
- a CDS encoding SdiA-regulated domain-containing protein, giving the protein MHRYLRLSLVPVVLCLLLLGWVGQEFRLFERAWFNLTTWWQPAEQSIGLNRYQVVVEGRPIEGLDDDVSALTYDPDRKSLFTVTNARSELIELSLDGRILRRIALHGFGDPEAVEYIGPNSYVITDERQQRLIRVRLTDDTLSLDAAQAEQLTLGIGLNGNKGFEGLAFDSVGKRLFVAKERDPMLIYEVHGFPHDDPQQPYAVNVVQDRKRDSRLFVRDLSSLQFDERSGHLLALSDESRLVLELDVQGRPLSTLSLRKGFQGLKATVPQAEGIAMDEAGTIYMVSEPNLFYVFKQPAP; this is encoded by the coding sequence ATGCACCGTTATTTGCGTCTGTCACTGGTCCCTGTCGTCCTATGCCTGCTGTTGCTGGGCTGGGTCGGGCAGGAATTTCGTCTGTTCGAACGTGCCTGGTTCAACCTCACCACGTGGTGGCAACCGGCCGAGCAAAGCATTGGCCTGAATCGCTACCAGGTGGTGGTCGAGGGGCGGCCAATCGAAGGGCTGGATGACGATGTCTCGGCGCTGACCTACGACCCTGACCGCAAAAGCCTGTTCACCGTGACCAACGCCCGCTCTGAGCTGATCGAGCTGTCGCTGGATGGGCGAATCCTGCGACGTATCGCGCTGCACGGTTTCGGTGACCCCGAGGCGGTGGAGTACATCGGTCCGAATAGCTACGTGATCACCGACGAGCGCCAACAGCGGCTGATCCGTGTGCGGCTCACCGACGACACCTTGTCACTGGATGCTGCCCAGGCAGAGCAATTGACCTTGGGCATCGGCCTTAACGGTAACAAGGGTTTCGAAGGGCTGGCCTTCGATTCGGTGGGCAAGCGGCTGTTCGTGGCCAAGGAGCGCGACCCGATGCTCATCTACGAAGTGCACGGGTTTCCTCATGACGATCCGCAACAACCCTATGCCGTGAACGTGGTCCAGGACCGCAAGCGCGATTCGCGCCTGTTCGTGCGCGATCTGTCGAGCCTGCAGTTCGACGAGCGTAGTGGGCACCTGCTGGCGCTGTCGGATGAATCGCGCCTGGTGCTGGAGCTGGATGTGCAGGGGCGGCCACTGAGCACCTTGTCATTGCGCAAAGGGTTCCAGGGGCTCAAAGCGACAGTCCCGCAGGCGGAGGGCATTGCGATGGACGAGGCCGGGACAATCTATATGGTCAGTGAGCCGAACCTGTTCTACGTATTCAAGCAGCCGGCGCCGTGA
- the ptsP gene encoding phosphoenolpyruvate--protein phosphotransferase, which produces MLNTLRKIVQEVNSAKDLKSALGIIVLRVKEAMASQVCSVYLLDPETNRFVLMATEGLNKRSIGKVSMAPNEGLVGLVGTREEPLNLEDAAAHPRYRYFAETGEERFASFLGAPIIHHRRVVGVLVIQQRERRQFDEGEEAFLVTMSAQLAGVIAHAEATGSIRGLGRQGKGIQEARFVGVPGSPGAAVGRAVVMLPPADLEVVPDKTVEDIDAELHLFHAALEGVRADMRKLSAKLATQLRPEERALFDVYLMMLEDAALGGEVREVIKTGQWAQGALRQVVGEHVNRFELMDDDYLRERASDVKDLGRRLLAYLQQARSQSLVYADNTILVSEELTPAMLGEVPEGKLVGLVSVLGSGNSHVAILARAMGIPTVMGLVDLPYSKVDGIELIVDGYKGEVFTNPSEVLRKQYSDVVEEERQLAQGLDALRELPCVTPDGHRMPLWVNTGLLADVARAQQRGAEGVGLYRTEVPFMINQRFPSEKEQLAIYREQLAAFHPLPVTMRTLDIGGDKALSYFPIKEENPFLGWRGIRVTLDHPEIFLVQTRAMLKASEGLNNLRILLPMISGIHELEEALHLIHRAWGEVRDEGTDVPMPPVGVMVEIPAAVYQTRELARQVDFLSVGSNDLTQYLLAVDRNNPRVADLYDYLHPAVLQAVNTVVRDAHAEGKPVSICGEMAGDPAAAILLMAMGFDSLSMNATNLPKVKWMLRQVNMSKAKELLQEALSHDNPQVIHSSLQLALKNLGLARMIGPGANKPL; this is translated from the coding sequence ATGCTCAATACGCTGCGCAAGATCGTCCAGGAAGTAAACTCCGCCAAAGATCTCAAGTCGGCGTTGGGGATCATTGTCTTGCGTGTCAAAGAGGCCATGGCCAGCCAGGTCTGCTCGGTCTACCTACTGGACCCGGAAACCAACCGGTTCGTGTTGATGGCCACCGAAGGGTTGAACAAGCGCTCGATCGGCAAAGTCAGCATGGCCCCCAACGAAGGCCTGGTGGGACTGGTAGGCACCCGCGAAGAACCTCTTAACCTCGAAGATGCCGCCGCGCACCCGCGCTACAGGTACTTCGCCGAGACCGGCGAGGAGCGCTTCGCCTCCTTCCTGGGCGCCCCGATCATTCACCACCGCCGCGTGGTGGGTGTGCTGGTCATTCAGCAGCGCGAGCGTCGCCAGTTCGATGAGGGCGAAGAAGCGTTTCTGGTGACCATGAGTGCGCAACTGGCTGGGGTGATCGCCCACGCCGAGGCCACTGGCTCGATTCGCGGTTTGGGTCGCCAGGGCAAAGGCATCCAGGAAGCGCGATTCGTCGGTGTGCCTGGCTCCCCTGGCGCTGCCGTAGGGCGGGCCGTGGTGATGCTGCCACCGGCCGACCTGGAAGTGGTCCCGGACAAGACGGTCGAGGACATCGACGCCGAACTGCACCTGTTCCATGCGGCCCTCGAAGGGGTGCGCGCCGACATGCGCAAGTTGTCGGCCAAGCTGGCCACTCAACTGCGTCCCGAAGAGCGGGCGTTATTCGATGTCTACCTGATGATGCTCGAGGACGCTGCCCTGGGCGGCGAGGTGCGCGAGGTCATCAAGACAGGTCAATGGGCGCAGGGCGCACTGCGCCAGGTGGTGGGCGAGCACGTCAACCGCTTCGAACTGATGGATGACGATTACCTGCGCGAGCGGGCCTCCGACGTCAAGGACCTGGGCCGACGCTTGCTCGCCTACCTGCAACAGGCACGCTCGCAGTCTTTGGTCTATGCCGACAACACTATTCTGGTCAGCGAAGAGCTGACCCCGGCCATGTTGGGCGAAGTGCCCGAAGGCAAGCTGGTGGGCCTGGTCTCGGTATTAGGCTCGGGCAACTCGCACGTGGCCATTCTGGCCCGCGCCATGGGCATTCCGACCGTCATGGGCCTGGTCGACCTGCCCTATTCGAAGGTCGATGGCATCGAGCTGATCGTCGATGGCTACAAAGGGGAGGTCTTTACCAACCCCAGCGAGGTGCTGCGCAAGCAGTACAGCGACGTGGTCGAGGAAGAGCGCCAGCTGGCCCAGGGCCTGGACGCCTTGCGCGAGCTGCCCTGCGTTACCCCTGACGGGCACCGCATGCCGCTGTGGGTCAATACCGGCCTGTTGGCCGACGTGGCCCGCGCCCAGCAGCGTGGCGCCGAAGGGGTAGGCCTGTACCGCACTGAAGTGCCGTTCATGATCAACCAGCGCTTCCCCAGCGAAAAAGAGCAGTTGGCGATTTACCGCGAACAACTGGCGGCTTTCCATCCACTGCCCGTGACCATGCGCACGCTGGACATCGGGGGCGACAAGGCGCTGTCCTACTTTCCGATCAAGGAAGAAAACCCCTTCCTGGGTTGGCGTGGCATTCGCGTCACACTCGACCACCCCGAGATCTTCCTGGTGCAGACGCGCGCCATGCTCAAGGCCAGCGAGGGCTTGAACAACCTGCGGATTCTGCTGCCGATGATTTCCGGCATTCACGAACTCGAGGAAGCGCTGCACCTGATTCACCGCGCCTGGGGCGAGGTGCGTGACGAGGGCACCGATGTGCCAATGCCGCCGGTGGGCGTGATGGTGGAAATCCCGGCCGCGGTGTACCAGACCCGAGAACTGGCGCGGCAAGTGGACTTCCTGTCGGTGGGTTCCAACGACCTTACCCAGTACCTGCTGGCTGTGGACCGTAACAACCCACGGGTGGCCGACCTCTACGACTACCTGCATCCAGCCGTACTGCAGGCGGTCAACACTGTGGTCCGTGATGCCCATGCCGAAGGCAAGCCGGTAAGTATCTGCGGCGAAATGGCGGGCGACCCGGCCGCTGCCATCCTGCTCATGGCCATGGGCTTCGACAGCCTGTCGATGAACGCCACTAACCTGCCGAAGGTGAAGTGGATGCTGCGCCAGGTGAACATGAGCAAGGCCAAGGAGCTGCTGCAAGAGGCGCTGAGCCATGACAACCCGCAGGTCATCCACAGCTCGCTGCAGCTGGCGCTGAAGAACCTCGGGCTTGCACGGATGATCGGGCCTGGGGCCAACAAGCCGCTCTGA
- a CDS encoding RNA pyrophosphohydrolase, with product MIDPDGFRPNVGIILTNDAGQVLWARRINQDAWQFPQGGINPDETPEDALYRELNEEVGLERDDVEILACTRGWLRYRLPQRLVRTHSQPLCIGQKQKWFLLRLISNEQRVRMDLTGKPEFDGWRWVSYWYPLGQVVTFKREVYRRALKELAPRLLTRD from the coding sequence GTGATCGACCCGGATGGTTTTCGCCCCAATGTCGGGATCATTCTCACGAATGATGCTGGGCAGGTGCTATGGGCTCGACGGATCAACCAGGATGCCTGGCAATTTCCACAGGGCGGTATCAACCCTGACGAGACGCCAGAAGATGCCCTGTACCGCGAGCTGAACGAAGAAGTTGGCCTTGAACGCGACGATGTGGAAATTCTTGCCTGCACCCGTGGTTGGTTGCGTTATCGTTTACCCCAGCGACTGGTGCGCACCCACAGCCAACCGTTGTGCATCGGCCAGAAACAGAAGTGGTTCCTGTTGCGTCTGATCAGCAATGAGCAACGGGTGCGCATGGACCTGACCGGCAAGCCGGAGTTCGATGGCTGGCGCTGGGTGAGCTACTGGTACCCGCTGGGCCAGGTTGTGACATTCAAGCGCGAGGTCTATCGGCGCGCCCTGAAAGAGCTAGCACCGCGTCTTTTGACGCGCGACTGA
- a CDS encoding NRDE family protein codes for MCLIVFAWRPGHALPLIVAANRDEFYARPTLALAPWEEAPQVYAGRDLEAGGTWLGIGPQGRFAALTNIRDPRQALGSRSRGELVAAFLKGEQTVEAYLAQVASRADQYSGFNLLIGNDHALGYVNAREAAPRLLEAGVYGLSNAQLDTPWPKLVKARSRLEGLLEKPDPEQLLALLADDEPVADAQLPETGVGLATEKLLSSAFIASQNYGTRASTVLIVDDRGQRQLIERSFGPFGSLVGEVKRLV; via the coding sequence ATGTGCCTGATCGTATTCGCGTGGCGGCCAGGGCATGCCCTGCCCCTGATCGTGGCGGCCAACCGTGATGAGTTCTACGCCCGCCCTACCCTGGCGTTGGCACCGTGGGAAGAGGCGCCGCAGGTGTACGCCGGTAGGGACCTGGAGGCTGGCGGGACTTGGCTGGGGATCGGCCCGCAGGGACGTTTCGCCGCGTTGACCAATATCCGCGACCCCAGGCAGGCACTGGGATCGCGTTCGCGTGGCGAGTTGGTGGCCGCTTTTCTGAAGGGAGAGCAAACCGTGGAGGCGTATCTGGCTCAGGTGGCCAGCCGAGCCGACCAGTATTCAGGGTTCAACCTGCTCATCGGCAATGACCATGCCCTGGGTTACGTCAACGCCAGGGAAGCAGCGCCACGCCTGCTTGAGGCAGGGGTGTACGGGCTTTCCAATGCGCAGCTTGATACCCCATGGCCAAAACTGGTCAAGGCGCGCAGCCGCCTGGAGGGGTTATTGGAAAAGCCCGATCCAGAGCAACTGCTGGCACTGCTGGCCGATGACGAGCCTGTAGCCGACGCCCAGTTGCCGGAAACGGGTGTTGGCCTGGCAACCGAAAAACTGTTGTCGAGCGCGTTCATCGCCAGTCAGAACTACGGCACACGCGCCAGTACCGTGCTGATCGTCGATGATCGAGGACAAAGGCAGTTAATCGAACGCAGCTTCGGCCCGTTCGGGTCCCTTGTCGGGGAGGTGAAACGCTTGGTTTGA
- a CDS encoding DUF2269 family protein, producing MEHLNTLKALHVIGTALLLLGALGVAIWTMRARRQGDRAVYGRLMQRPLVFVWLVMGISLFSLPFTGWWLVHLVGWPLGQTWLLASTALYTMSALAWVWLVVRLNRLRRTPAQSMRLTLALAVFSAVCLLSIAGLMGAKPV from the coding sequence ATGGAACACCTCAACACCCTCAAAGCCTTGCACGTGATCGGCACCGCACTGTTGTTGCTCGGTGCGCTGGGCGTGGCGATCTGGACGATGCGTGCCCGCCGGCAGGGCGACAGGGCGGTGTATGGCAGGCTGATGCAACGGCCCTTGGTCTTCGTCTGGCTGGTGATGGGTATCAGCCTGTTCAGCCTGCCGTTTACCGGCTGGTGGCTGGTGCACCTAGTAGGTTGGCCGCTGGGTCAGACCTGGCTACTGGCGTCGACTGCGCTGTATACCATGAGCGCGTTGGCCTGGGTATGGCTAGTCGTGCGCCTGAACCGGCTGCGCAGGACACCTGCACAGAGTATGCGGCTAACGCTGGCATTGGCCGTATTCAGTGCCGTGTGCCTGCTGTCCATCGCCGGGCTGATGGGCGCCAAGCCCGTCTGA